ATAACGGTCATTTTCGACCATCTGATGAATACCTCTCACTTGCCCTTCAATGCGCTTTAAACGGTTTAGAAGCTGTTGTTTATTTGGCTGGACTGTTGTTTTTGTTGTTTCCTGCATGATTCTCCCCCCTTAACAAGTAATTACACGTACACATACCCCGTAACCCTATACTAACATTTTATTTTTTGAAGGTCAATTATATAAGTACGCATCTACTACTACAAAAAACATCATTGATCCGGTTTCATTTAATCAAGATTATCAACAAGTTCTTTTATCGTTTTTTCGTCCATCGGCCCAATAATCTTTTGCTTAATTGTCCCGTCTGTGCTAATCATATACGTCGTAGGAATTGTCATAATCCTATACTTATCCATTACTTCACCATCATTATCAAGCGGAATCGGAAATGTTAGCCCATACGCATCGACAAATTTCTCGATGCTCACGAGCCCTCGCTCTTCCGTAGTCATATTAACTGCAATGATTTCTACGTTTGCAGAATCCTTATGATTTTCATAGTAATTTTGCATATGCGGCATTTCCGCCTTACACGGACCGCACCACGACGCCCAGAAATTTAGAACAACTTTTTGTCCTTTATAGTCCGTCAGTTTTATTACGTCACCTGAAAGCGTGAGGAGTTCAAAATCAGGTGGAGTCTTTCCATTTTCAAGTCCTGATTCGTACCCAATCGTCGTACTTTCCGCCCCAACAACAATTGTATCGATTGGCCCCTTTGTTTCCTGTTTTGAATTAGCGATCAAGATCAGTATGCCGATAATTAAAACAGTTAATACCATATTTACAGTCGGTTTACTCACAATTGTCCCTCCAGTTAGACGTTTTGCGAAAAGCAATATATTTCCCTAACCAAAATCTGAGTTTACTCAGTACATATGGTTATCTTAATATCAAAATAAATACGCTGCTCATGCGATTAATCTAGTTAAAGCCCTCAGTAACTTCTATTCAAGTTACTAAGGGCTTAACTGTTTTCAAACCAAGTCATTATTCTCATTCATTTCTTTTGAATTTCTTCTTTATTGCATAGCCCAAGCAAAATTATTTTGTAGACTGCGCTTCACTTATTAACGTCTGAAAAACAGCTTCCGCAAGTACGACTGATGTCCTGTTCAGTTCCGCTTCATCATTACCAATACCACCTATTTCAACGAGAATAAGCCGCTCATGAAGGTCCTGATTATACTTTCCATCCACCCCATGACCTGATTTGAATACGATATTCTTTGTTATATTCGGCACTATCTGTTCCATTTCAAACATCATTTTTTCAGCCAGTTCTTGATTCAATTTGAAATTAGCGTGGTCACCCCCGATAACAAAAACGACTTGCGCAAACTTTTCCCCCTTATAAGTGACTGTTGTCCTATCCGCTTTAAGTGAGTCCCGGTGAATATCGAGTATAATGTCGTAAACCGCATCGTTCAAGGCTTTCTGTACATATGGCCGAACGACATCATACGATTTATGATACGGAATCCCTACTTTATTCATTTCTGCCGTAACATCAACATCAATAATATCCGTCCCCACTCCATTAAACTCCAATTGGGTTTTTACTTTTTCACTGAGAGCCATAATATTCACTTCCTGATGGGAAACCGCAATTTTCCCATCATGCTTTTGAGTGATAGGTTCAAATGCTTCATGTGAATGAGTATTGTATAAAAGGGCACGCATGTCTGTTTGTACTTCAGATTCCGTTTCGAAGATATTTGCTGCATAAACTATTTTTTGCTCATCAATTGGAACAACTGCTACATCTTTTGGTATTGCACTTGGAATCTGTTCTAAAATGATAGGTATAATAAAAAGGATGAAGATGAGTGAACTCCAAATTTTCAACGACTTTTTCATGGACAACCCTCCGTATACCAATATATGCAGCCTAGGTAAGCAAGATTATTTAACTTACAATAAATCGTCCAATCATCCCTGATTCCTTGTGTCCAGGAATAGTACAATAAAATTCATAGACGCCAGATTCAGTTACAGTAAATGTTAGAGTCTCCGTTTTTTTAGGTGCTGCATGCAAATGTAACAAGTTATTATCTCCCCCATGATTATGTTTGGATCCCTTTATCTTGTTAAAGGAGGAAGTCTTGATTTCAATGTCATGCTCAACCGTATCTAGATTTTTGAGAGTTAATGTGACTGGTTTATCCTTTTCAACAATAACTTCATTTTTCGAGTATTTCATTTCAACCGTTTCTATATCAATAACTTGACTATTCGTATTAAGTTCCTCTGTATTATTACTTGTCGGTGAGTGCTCACTATGTTGTGTTTCCGAATTCATCATTTTTTCGTTCTCTTCCGCCAATGAATTTCCAGCTATAAAATACACTGCGATAAAAATTGAAAGTAAGAGCGGTTTTAATAACCACCGTTTATTTTCTATTTTAGTTTTTTTTGAAGTTTTTAAAATGGCCATAACAAAAATTGTACTAATGGACAGAAATAAAAATATCTGTATCAAATTGATTGACTGGTTTACATTAATCATTTCGCCAACCATTGCCCCCATCATGCCGCCCATCAACCCAGCCATTACTCCTTCTAACACGGGGAGTATCCCGAAACAAAACCCGCATAAGGAACCTGCAAGTACACCTATAACCATGGATAGTATTGTCGAAGAATATAAATCTCCTTGATAAGTTACACCTAACAGAACGCCAGCAGTCAAACCGACATTCATTCCAAAGAACATTGAAATCATCATTCCGTGCATATTTCGTAATGTTTTCTTCCAATTTATCGCTAATGTAACGACAAAAAGTGTTAACAAACCAAGCGAACCTAATATGAATAATTCATAGTTCCCCATTAATCCCCCGCCTTTTTTAAACTAGAAGTTTATTTATGTTTCCATATTCCAATGAATGGTTATATACCTTATAAGGGTATGTGATATGTAAAGGCTAAATTACAAATATGTGAGTATAATCCTATATTTCCTATTATAGAAACAACGTAGATTTTGCATAGTTCCTGCATATTTAATAGGTATACTGAAGATATACTTGTAGTTTGACAAATTAGAAAGGAGTTAATTGTATGCCAAATCATTCACACCATCACCACGAGCCGGATAATCATCATAAAATTGATGAGAACCATAATCAAGAGGTTATGCATTCGCACGAGGAACATCACGATCACCATAATCATCATGCACATATGGTTGAGGATTTTAAAAAGCGATTTTATATTTCCTTAATTGTAACCGTTCCAATTTTGATTCTCTCTCCGATGATTCAGATGTTTCTTGATGTTGACTGGCGTTTTACAGGAGACTTGTACATTTTATTCGCACTGTCAACGTTTGTATTCTTTTATGGGGGATGGCCTTTCCTCACGGGGGCAAAGGATGAACTTAAAGATAGAAACCCTGGCATGATGACACTGATTTCCTTGGCTATTATCGTGGCATATGTGTACAGCACGGC
This genomic window from Sporosarcina sp. Marseille-Q4063 contains:
- a CDS encoding plastocyanin/azurin family copper-binding protein; the protein is MGNYELFILGSLGLLTLFVVTLAINWKKTLRNMHGMMISMFFGMNVGLTAGVLLGVTYQGDLYSSTILSMVIGVLAGSLCGFCFGILPVLEGVMAGLMGGMMGAMVGEMINVNQSINLIQIFLFLSISTIFVMAILKTSKKTKIENKRWLLKPLLLSIFIAVYFIAGNSLAEENEKMMNSETQHSEHSPTSNNTEELNTNSQVIDIETVEMKYSKNEVIVEKDKPVTLTLKNLDTVEHDIEIKTSSFNKIKGSKHNHGGDNNLLHLHAAPKKTETLTFTVTESGVYEFYCTIPGHKESGMIGRFIVS
- a CDS encoding redoxin domain-containing protein, with product MSKPTVNMVLTVLIIGILILIANSKQETKGPIDTIVVGAESTTIGYESGLENGKTPPDFELLTLSGDVIKLTDYKGQKVVLNFWASWCGPCKAEMPHMQNYYENHKDSANVEIIAVNMTTEERGLVSIEKFVDAYGLTFPIPLDNDGEVMDKYRIMTIPTTYMISTDGTIKQKIIGPMDEKTIKELVDNLD
- the spoIIP gene encoding stage II sporulation protein P codes for the protein MKKSLKIWSSLIFILFIIPIILEQIPSAIPKDVAVVPIDEQKIVYAANIFETESEVQTDMRALLYNTHSHEAFEPITQKHDGKIAVSHQEVNIMALSEKVKTQLEFNGVGTDIIDVDVTAEMNKVGIPYHKSYDVVRPYVQKALNDAVYDIILDIHRDSLKADRTTVTYKGEKFAQVVFVIGGDHANFKLNQELAEKMMFEMEQIVPNITKNIVFKSGHGVDGKYNQDLHERLILVEIGGIGNDEAELNRTSVVLAEAVFQTLISEAQSTK